One Sediminicola sp. YIK13 DNA segment encodes these proteins:
- a CDS encoding SAM hydrolase/SAM-dependent halogenase family protein, giving the protein MAIITLTTDFGHKDHFTGAIKGTIYSELENARIVDISHSISPFNIQECAYILKNSYKTFPKGTIHIVGIDSEKTPENQHIAVLVDGHYFIVANNGVLGLIISEVLPDKIVEISLPDTGQTPFPVMDVFVKVACHIARGGTLEVVGKSFDKLKDLKEFTPTVSDNLKTITGHVIYIDNYGNVVSNIQKSLFEAYRNGRKFELKARNKKLTEIHKRFSDIINFNLDKNQRKGPGDLLALFNSSEYIELAIYKSDLNTVGGASTLLGLDYRDTITINFI; this is encoded by the coding sequence ATGGCAATCATTACATTAACAACTGATTTTGGACATAAAGATCATTTTACCGGGGCAATTAAGGGCACTATTTACAGTGAACTCGAGAATGCCAGAATTGTTGATATTTCGCACTCTATAAGTCCTTTCAACATACAGGAATGCGCCTATATTCTTAAAAATTCCTATAAAACATTTCCAAAAGGTACCATACATATTGTAGGTATCGATTCCGAAAAAACCCCAGAAAATCAGCATATTGCAGTTTTAGTGGATGGTCATTATTTTATAGTGGCCAACAATGGAGTGCTCGGATTGATCATTTCCGAAGTACTTCCGGACAAAATTGTTGAGATCAGTTTACCGGATACCGGTCAGACCCCATTTCCGGTAATGGATGTCTTTGTAAAGGTGGCTTGCCATATAGCAAGAGGAGGAACTCTGGAAGTTGTTGGTAAATCATTTGACAAATTGAAGGATCTTAAAGAATTTACCCCGACAGTCTCGGATAATTTAAAAACCATTACCGGTCATGTGATCTACATTGACAACTATGGGAACGTAGTGTCCAACATTCAAAAAAGTCTATTTGAGGCCTATCGTAATGGCAGAAAATTTGAATTGAAGGCCAGGAACAAAAAATTGACGGAGATCCATAAAAGATTTAGTGATATCATCAACTTTAACCTGGATAAAAATCAGAGAAAAGGTCCCGGAGATCTTTTGGCGCTCTTCAATTCCTCCGAATATATAGAACTGGCCATCTACAAGAGTGACCTCAATACCGTTGGAGGCGCTTCTACCTTACTGGGACTTGACTACAGGGATACCATTACCATAAACTTTATCTAA
- a CDS encoding DUF4870 domain-containing protein, with translation MQAENRQLLVITHLTQLLDLVTGCGGFIVPLVLWLTQKDKVMNMDEHGKAIINFQISLFIYILISIPLILLFGLGLLGFLAVGIIGFVFPIINAVRANNGETPYYPLSFKFV, from the coding sequence ATGCAAGCAGAAAACAGACAACTTTTAGTGATCACCCATTTGACCCAATTATTGGATTTGGTCACAGGATGTGGGGGTTTTATTGTTCCCTTGGTTTTGTGGCTTACCCAAAAAGATAAGGTCATGAATATGGATGAACATGGAAAGGCGATTATCAATTTTCAAATAAGCCTCTTTATTTATATCCTCATCAGTATCCCTTTGATATTGCTTTTCGGACTCGGACTGTTAGGCTTTTTAGCAGTAGGGATCATAGGATTCGTTTTTCCAATTATCAATGCGGTTAGGGCCAATAACGGGGAAACACCTTATTATCCTTTAAGTTTTAAATTCGTTTAG
- the gldF gene encoding gliding motility-associated ABC transporter permease subunit GldF produces MLAIYKREVQAFFTSPIGYLVIGFFLVLTGLFLWVFKGPFNILEYGFADLDKFFLLAPWVFLFLIPAITMRSFSEEIKLGTLELLFIKPIPISHTVIGKFLGTLTLALIAVIPTFLYVFCVSQLGTTVGNLDMGIVVGSYFGLLFLLASYISIGLFTSTLTENQIVAFIMGIVLCFFLFYGFESIATVVSDGELSLFIQNLGMKAHFTNISKGVLDTRDLIYFLSICLFFLYLTVVQLKNRNR; encoded by the coding sequence ATGTTAGCCATTTATAAAAGGGAAGTACAAGCATTTTTTACGTCGCCAATTGGCTATTTGGTCATTGGGTTTTTTTTGGTTTTAACGGGCCTTTTCCTATGGGTCTTTAAAGGGCCTTTCAATATCCTTGAATATGGGTTTGCAGACCTGGATAAATTTTTTCTGCTAGCCCCTTGGGTGTTTCTTTTTCTGATCCCCGCGATTACCATGAGAAGTTTTTCAGAGGAGATTAAATTGGGCACATTGGAACTGCTATTCATCAAACCTATTCCCATTTCACATACGGTGATCGGCAAATTCTTGGGTACCCTTACACTGGCCCTCATTGCCGTTATTCCAACATTCCTATACGTCTTCTGTGTCTCTCAGTTGGGCACAACTGTTGGTAACTTGGATATGGGTATTGTTGTTGGCTCCTATTTTGGCCTACTCTTTTTATTGGCTAGTTACATTTCCATTGGTTTATTTACGTCCACTCTGACCGAAAATCAAATCGTTGCTTTTATCATGGGTATTGTTCTTTGCTTCTTCCTTTTTTATGGATTTGAAAGTATTGCTACAGTGGTATCCGATGGTGAACTATCCTTATTCATCCAAAATTTAGGGATGAAGGCACATTTTACCAACATTTCCAAAGGCGTATTGGATACCAGGGATTTAATTTATTTCTTAAGTATCTGTCTCTTTTTCCTCTACCTAACGGTGGTACAACTAAAAAACCGAAATAGATAA
- the dnaN gene encoding DNA polymerase III subunit beta — MKFIVSSTYLLKQLQVLGGVINNSNTLPILDNFLFDLDQNKLTVSASDLETTMSSVLNVDSDSVGTIAVPAKLLLETLKTFPEQPLTFVVEDNNTVEISSNHGKYALAYADGAEFPKAVELSNPSSTTIIGDILATAINKTIFAAGNDDLRPVMSGVFFQFSPENLTFVATDAHKLVKYQRADVTASQVAEFIMPKKPLTLLKGILAGSETDVTIEYNDSNAKFSFDQTELICRLIDGKYPNYDAVIPKENPNKLSISRNQFLSSVRRVSIFSNKTTHQIRLKIAGAELNISAEDIDYSNKAEERLTCSYVGDDMQIGFNSRFLVEMLNNLTSDDVSLEMSLPNRAGILTPVDGLDEGEHVTMLVMPVMLNS, encoded by the coding sequence ATGAAATTTATAGTATCCAGTACTTATTTACTAAAACAATTACAGGTTTTGGGAGGGGTTATCAATAATAGCAATACACTTCCCATATTGGATAATTTTTTGTTCGATCTTGATCAAAACAAACTTACAGTTTCTGCATCCGATTTGGAAACTACCATGAGTTCTGTTTTGAACGTAGACTCTGATAGTGTAGGAACGATTGCGGTTCCTGCAAAACTATTGTTGGAAACCCTAAAAACTTTTCCAGAACAGCCTTTGACCTTTGTTGTTGAAGATAACAATACGGTAGAGATAAGTTCCAATCACGGTAAATATGCCTTGGCCTATGCCGATGGAGCAGAATTCCCCAAAGCGGTGGAACTTTCCAATCCTAGTTCAACTACCATCATTGGTGATATCTTGGCTACTGCCATTAACAAAACCATCTTTGCAGCTGGAAATGATGACCTGCGTCCTGTAATGAGCGGGGTGTTTTTTCAATTCTCTCCAGAAAATCTAACTTTTGTTGCTACAGATGCCCATAAACTGGTAAAGTACCAGCGTGCAGACGTTACCGCTTCCCAAGTGGCTGAATTTATTATGCCTAAAAAACCATTGACCCTTTTGAAGGGAATATTGGCAGGAAGTGAGACTGATGTTACTATTGAATACAATGATAGTAATGCTAAATTTTCCTTTGACCAAACGGAGCTTATCTGTAGGTTGATAGATGGCAAGTATCCCAACTATGATGCAGTGATCCCAAAGGAAAACCCTAATAAATTAAGTATTTCAAGAAATCAGTTTTTGAGCTCTGTAAGAAGGGTTTCCATATTCTCTAACAAGACAACGCACCAAATACGTTTAAAGATTGCAGGTGCCGAATTAAATATATCTGCAGAAGACATAGACTACAGTAACAAAGCTGAAGAGCGTTTGACTTGTTCTTATGTAGGGGATGATATGCAAATAGGTTTCAATTCCCGTTTTCTGGTGGAAATGCTCAACAACCTAACATCTGATGATGTTTCCCTTGAAATGAGCCTTCCAAATCGTGCAGGAATCTTAACACCTGTGGATGGACTGGACGAGGGTGAGCATGTTACCATGTTGGTAATGCCGGTTATGCTAAACAGCTAG
- the mnmE gene encoding tRNA uridine-5-carboxymethylaminomethyl(34) synthesis GTPase MnmE, which translates to MIPNDTIIALATASGAGAIAVIRVSGKDAIAISAPLFRSIRGKDLAVQKSHTVHLGHIMDGERTVDEVLVTIFKGPNSYTGEHVIEISCHGSPYIQQQIIQLFLRNGCRTANAGEFTLRAFLNGKMDLSQAEAVADLIASDNEASHQIAMQQMRGGFSNEIKRLRDELLNFASLIELELDFAEEDVEFADRNQFTALVDRIREVLKRLIDSFAVGNVIKNGIPVAIVGEPNVGKSTLLNALLNEERAIVSEIAGTTRDTIEDEISIGGIGFRFIDTAGIRETVDVVESIGIKKTFEKIEQAQVVIYLVDGIQVIGDGNRLALIKTELEKIRNKHPQKPLLFIINKADQITDAQQSKIAMELPSALFLSAKTGEGIEKLTTELLNFVNTGALKNNETIVTNTRHYNSLLKALEDIERVKEGIDMGISGDLMAIDIRQALFHFGEITGEITSDDLLGNIFANFCIGK; encoded by the coding sequence ATGATTCCAAATGATACCATAATAGCATTAGCAACAGCCTCCGGGGCAGGAGCCATAGCGGTCATACGCGTATCCGGCAAGGATGCAATTGCTATTTCCGCTCCTTTGTTCCGATCTATTAGGGGTAAGGATCTGGCCGTGCAAAAAAGCCATACAGTCCATTTGGGTCATATTATGGATGGGGAACGCACCGTAGATGAAGTTTTGGTGACCATTTTTAAAGGTCCCAATTCTTATACGGGAGAACATGTTATTGAGATCTCTTGCCATGGTTCACCCTATATACAGCAACAGATAATTCAATTATTCCTAAGAAATGGTTGTAGGACAGCCAATGCAGGGGAATTTACCCTTCGTGCTTTTTTGAACGGCAAAATGGATTTGAGTCAGGCCGAAGCGGTTGCCGATCTTATCGCTTCAGACAATGAGGCAAGCCATCAAATAGCCATGCAACAAATGCGGGGAGGTTTTAGCAACGAAATAAAACGACTTAGGGACGAGCTGCTCAATTTTGCTTCGTTGATAGAACTAGAACTCGATTTTGCTGAGGAAGACGTAGAATTTGCAGACAGGAATCAGTTTACAGCATTAGTGGACCGCATCCGTGAAGTCCTAAAAAGGCTCATCGATAGTTTTGCCGTTGGGAATGTTATCAAAAATGGCATTCCAGTCGCCATTGTTGGGGAACCCAACGTTGGCAAGTCAACCTTATTAAATGCTTTATTGAACGAGGAAAGAGCGATTGTCAGTGAGATTGCAGGAACGACCAGGGATACCATTGAAGATGAAATTTCTATTGGCGGCATCGGATTTCGATTTATTGATACGGCCGGTATACGCGAAACTGTAGATGTTGTAGAGAGTATAGGTATAAAAAAGACCTTTGAAAAAATTGAACAGGCACAAGTGGTCATTTATTTGGTAGATGGGATACAAGTAATTGGAGATGGAAACAGATTGGCATTAATAAAGACCGAACTGGAAAAGATCCGCAATAAACACCCCCAAAAACCGCTGCTTTTCATCATCAACAAAGCAGATCAAATTACCGATGCACAGCAATCCAAGATTGCCATGGAATTACCTTCTGCCCTATTCCTTTCAGCCAAGACCGGGGAAGGCATAGAAAAGCTTACAACGGAGCTTCTTAATTTCGTGAATACAGGAGCTTTAAAAAACAACGAGACCATTGTGACCAATACCAGACACTACAATTCCCTTTTAAAAGCTCTCGAAGACATTGAAAGGGTAAAGGAAGGAATCGATATGGGTATTTCAGGAGACCTTATGGCTATTGATATCCGTCAGGCCCTCTTCCATTTTGGCGAAATTACCGGTGAAATTACTTCTGACGATCTATTGGGAAATATTTTTGCCAATTTCTGTATCGGAAAATGA
- the gldG gene encoding gliding motility-associated ABC transporter substrate-binding protein GldG, producing the protein MQKSFLSIGKAILALVVINVIGQYMYTRFDLTEDKRYTLSQPAISSVQDFENPVIIDVLLDGNLPPEFIKLKGETQQLLEEFASKNKNIKFNFVNPLEEAEASENIIAELRKLGLTPANVTIEENGKVSQEIVFPWAMVNYNNTTIKVPLLKNKLGASTEERVNNSVQHLEYAFADAFVKLNIKEKKRVAIIKGNGELEDIYIADYLTTIRDYYNIGAITLDSVASNPQQVLDQLKGFDLAIIAKPTQAFTDAEKYVLDQYIVNGGKSIWLIDEVAIELDSLFNENGSAFALERNLNLNDFFFKYGVRINPVLINDLYFTQIVLASGEGNQSEYNPVPWYYNPMVFSRNNHPINNNLEAVRFQFANSMDTLPNPYKKTILFYSSPLSKTEGTPREINLNTINTPPKKESYTNGNQPLAVLIEGEFKSAFLNRVKPIALKGTMEKGEANKMLVIADGDLIKNQVKNGRPLELGYDKWTNNYFGNKEFLVNSINYLLDDNGLINIRNKKVTIPFLDEKKIVDEKSKWQYINIGLPVALILLFGWLFNAYRRKKYGA; encoded by the coding sequence ATGCAAAAATCTTTTTTATCTATTGGCAAGGCAATTCTAGCATTGGTGGTCATCAATGTAATAGGCCAATATATGTATACCCGTTTTGATCTTACCGAGGACAAAAGGTATACGTTGTCCCAACCAGCCATTTCTTCAGTACAGGATTTTGAAAATCCCGTTATCATTGATGTGCTGTTGGACGGTAACTTACCCCCAGAATTTATAAAACTCAAAGGAGAGACCCAACAACTTTTAGAAGAGTTTGCCTCTAAAAACAAGAACATAAAATTTAACTTTGTCAACCCTCTAGAAGAAGCGGAAGCATCTGAAAACATTATTGCAGAACTGAGAAAATTAGGGCTTACCCCTGCAAATGTAACTATAGAGGAAAATGGCAAAGTATCCCAAGAAATAGTATTTCCATGGGCCATGGTCAACTATAACAATACCACCATAAAGGTTCCCCTCTTAAAAAATAAACTGGGCGCCAGTACGGAAGAACGCGTAAACAATTCGGTTCAGCATTTAGAGTACGCTTTTGCCGATGCCTTTGTAAAACTTAATATAAAGGAAAAGAAAAGGGTAGCCATAATCAAAGGAAACGGGGAATTGGAAGATATCTATATTGCTGATTACCTTACTACGATTAGGGACTACTACAACATTGGTGCCATTACCTTGGATTCCGTTGCCAGCAATCCACAACAGGTTTTGGATCAATTAAAGGGATTTGATCTGGCCATCATTGCCAAACCAACCCAAGCCTTTACCGATGCCGAAAAGTATGTTTTGGATCAATATATTGTCAATGGCGGCAAATCTATTTGGTTGATCGATGAGGTAGCCATTGAACTGGACAGTCTTTTTAATGAGAATGGCAGTGCTTTTGCCCTGGAACGAAATTTGAACCTCAATGATTTTTTCTTTAAGTATGGGGTACGTATCAATCCGGTATTGATCAACGATCTATATTTCACCCAGATCGTCCTCGCATCGGGAGAAGGCAACCAATCAGAATACAACCCGGTTCCCTGGTACTACAACCCCATGGTCTTTTCTAGGAACAACCACCCCATCAACAACAATTTGGAGGCTGTTAGATTCCAGTTTGCCAATAGTATGGATACCTTGCCCAACCCTTATAAAAAGACCATTTTATTTTATAGTTCGCCCTTATCTAAGACCGAAGGTACGCCAAGGGAAATAAATCTAAATACCATTAATACCCCTCCTAAAAAGGAAAGTTACACTAATGGAAACCAGCCTTTGGCAGTTTTGATAGAAGGTGAATTTAAATCGGCCTTTTTAAATAGGGTGAAGCCCATAGCGTTGAAAGGGACCATGGAAAAAGGAGAGGCAAACAAAATGCTTGTCATTGCCGATGGAGATCTAATCAAAAACCAAGTTAAAAATGGGAGACCGTTGGAATTGGGTTATGACAAATGGACAAACAACTATTTTGGAAATAAAGAATTCTTGGTAAACAGTATCAATTACCTTTTAGATGACAATGGACTTATAAACATTAGAAATAAAAAGGTGACAATCCCCTTTTTGGACGAGAAAAAAATTGTGGATGAGAAAAGCAAGTGGCAATATATAAACATTGGGCTTCCCGTAGCTTTGATCTTACTTTTTGGATGGCTTTTCAACGCCTACAGAAGGAAAAAATACGGCGCCTAA
- a CDS encoding putative quinol monooxygenase yields MFVRIVKLTFKKENIASFEQIFEDSKNLIRNVEGCTFLELLQDKDQPNIFFTYSYWQSEENLDNYRNSTLFKNIWGQTKALFAERAEAWSVDKKITLN; encoded by the coding sequence ATGTTCGTACGAATCGTAAAATTGACCTTTAAAAAAGAAAATATTGCTAGTTTTGAGCAAATTTTTGAAGATTCCAAAAATTTGATAAGAAACGTTGAAGGGTGTACCTTTTTAGAGTTATTGCAGGATAAGGATCAGCCAAATATATTTTTCACTTACAGCTATTGGCAATCGGAAGAAAATTTGGACAATTATAGAAATTCAACGCTATTCAAAAATATTTGGGGCCAGACAAAAGCATTGTTTGCAGAAAGAGCTGAGGCTTGGAGTGTAGATAAGAAAATTACATTAAACTGA